taatgtgctTATGAGATCTTATACAAATGACAGTTTGCTGTATTTCAGTCCTTACATGCTGTACTGTATTAATGGTAGCGTTTCCTTGATTCACAGATTGACCCTTCAGAGGGCCCCTCTCTGACTGTGTCTTCGCGCTGAGCTACGACTGCTTCCCAGTGGGAGCATACTCAGGGAACAGCTCTGAGGGTTTCCTGAAAAGAAATTCCATGGGGACTGTACCTGACCCTCTAAGATCAGCTACAACTTCCCTGATTGCAGCTTCTGGAAAAGAAGAGGTGCCAGCTGTCTCACCTCCGCCTCAATCAGCCCTCCTGTGCGAGAACACCAATGGCCTTTCAGACGCTCCTGCAGAACCAGACCTCAGCCCCAGGGCAGCTACCAAGGCCCTGATGCACGCCTGTGAGCATGAGACCACCCAGCCAGACATGTCTTCTCCTGGCATCTTCAATGAGGTGGAGAAGGCATCTCCCACACTCAACTCTCCTGGCAATACCCTGCTGCCGGGAAGCAGCgagcccacagccccaggcccGCATTCTGCAGCAGGAAAGGATCTTATAAACACAGCATTTATAATGCCAGCCACTCAACACACCCACCAGGCCATCCCAGGTGACCAGCCCAATGCCAGCCCCTCATCAGGACCTGAAGATATGCTGGTGAAATCACAGGGAACCTCAGATGGAGAGCAACCTGAGAAGTCAACTTGTCCTGTGGGAGGCACCCTTAGCAGCAGCAACGATCAAGTGCCCTGTGATTTTCCTTCCCAAGAAACAATCCAGGGAGCAGTGCACACTGCAAAGGCAGCCACCAAGGCGTTCAGTCACGCACCTTCTCCAGAAGGGCAGAGGCAGCCAGCTGTCTGCGGCTCCCAGGCCAGGTCCTGCGAATCTCCAGCAAGAGAAGATGGATGTTCAGGGACCAAACAGCCCTCTGCCACTGCCTCAGACGCCCAGCCCGTGACTTCTGTGACGCCTCCACCATCTCACCTCACTAGCAAAGGTTCCTTTCCTGCAGATCCGGAGAAGGTGCTGCTGCCAGCACAGCACCAGGCATCAAGGTTCAAAGAAGCGGGCACCATGACCAGCCAAGGTGAGGAGGGTGAGATCAGGGAGGTTCCCAGCAGGGCTCGGCAAGATGCTGAGGTGCAGGCAGTGGCGAGTGTCGAGAGCAGGTCGGTCTCCACCAGCCCCAGCATCCTCACTGCACTCCTGAAGGAAACGCCCGCTCCTGAGCGTTTCGAACAGCAAGAGCAGCTGCGTGTCATTTGCCACGGCCGCGGCAGCGGGAGCCACACGTTGGAGCTATCTGACAACACCGTAGCCCCCGAGGAGTCGGGTCAGTGCCCCAGCATGATGCCAGAGGTGCGCATCCAGGCTGCTGCGGCTGTTTCCACAGCTTTCCAAGGAGAAAGTCAATCAGTGAGCCCATCGGCTGAGGTCCTTAAAACCTCATCCACCCTTGTGGCATCCAGTAAGGCCCAGGATACGGGTAAAGAAGATGGGAGGTCAGCAGGAGTGACCCCAGTGAGGGAAGAGCCCACCTCTAAACAGCTTTCGGGAACTAATTCTAGCTCCCTGAAAGCTAGCCCCACGGACCAGATTTCTCTCAGTGGGGACAGTCAAGCTGAAACGAGTCGTGGCTTAGGGAAACCTGAAACCAAGTCGTCCGAGTTTGCAGTGAAAACCACAAATGACCACAAAACAGACCCAGATTGCAAATTCGCCGGCTCTTGTGGCCCTGCCAGCAAAGCTGACCCGTCTGGGAGCTTGGATCCCAATAATAAAGGAGATGCGAGAGAAAAGAAGCCTGCGTCCCCTCAGATAGTAAAAGAACAAGAATCTAGCGGCACCGATGTCCTCGATGCAAGAGCAAAGGCAGAGGGCAAAACCCTACTGCTCAACCCTAGATCTCAAGAAAGTGGAGGCACGGGATCAGctgccagccccaccccatccccagttAGAAGGAACCAGGAGGGCGCCGTGGAAGAAAGCAGACAGACCAAGACAACCGCCAGCCTGAGCCTGCCGTCTGATTCCCTGGGCGACTCCAGTCCAAGTTCTGGCAAGAAGACCCCTTCTCGCTCGGTCAAAGCCAGCCCGCGCCGCGGCAGCCGGGTCAGCGAGTTCCTCAAGGAGCAGAAGCTCAACGTGACCGCGGCTGCGGCTCAGGTGGGACTCACGCCcggggagaagaaaaagcagctcGGTGCCGACGCCAAGCTCCAGCTGAAGCAGTCCAAGCGTGTCAGGGACGTCGTGTGGGATGAGCAGGGCATGACCTGGGAAGTGTACGGCGCCTCGCTGGACCCCGAGTCCCTGGGGATCGCCATCCAGAACCATTTACAAAGACAAATCAGAGAACACGAGAAATTAGTCAAAGCTCAAAACAGCCAGACCCGGAGATCCATTTCCTCAGATGCTTCTTCAAATAAAAAGCTCAAAGGAAGGCAGCACAGCGTTTTCCAGTCCATGCTGCAGAACTTCCGTCGCCCCAACTGCTGTGTTCGTCCCGCCCCTTCTTCTGTGTTAGATTGAAAAGAACGTGTGTGGAGCCCTTGTATGCATTTTCGGTCTTCGTGGGTGTTGGTCTCTGTCAAAGCTTAGGTAGGTTTTTTTCTGAGACCAGGAAGAGAAAGCAAGTATTAACTATAGGAAATTGCTATTGAGAATTATGGGGTCCCTTGATTGGGCctccataaataaaaatatcatttcaattaGAAAGAACTAGAGAAGAGAAGCAAGTTTCACTGAAGGTTTATGACCTTAATTAAGAGGAAACAATATTCACTGGGTTTTTTAATATGGTGTGGCTTGTAAAACTATCATAATCGTTATACATGTGTCATTTTGTATTACTGCCTCAATTTATCACACTGTGGTGTTTCCATTAAGGTCCCtgctttatattaaaaatagtaataacactATTAGCAAAAACACTGTTATACTTTCTAGTCCTGTTGCAATAAGAATGCTGTTACCACATAAAATTTAAGTAGATGATAAGAACTATAATGTAAAAAGTTGAAACAAATCTGACTCAGATGATATTCAGTAAAAgcatttaaatgcataaaatagcaaatatgaattaatatttgtaaacatCTGTAGAGAACCCTTTTTATAAACGTTGTTATACCTGTTAATAAATGTAAGAAAGTTATATTAGGAAAATTAGCTAAGCTTTTGACTGCCCACataaaacatgaatttatttatatagGTTTTCCTGCACTGAAGGCGAGGTGCATCTCTGTGATTATGACCAGATTAAATCCATATTTCCTTACCCGAGAGGAAGGACAGGCCACTGAATTCTTGAAGAGATCATCGAATTATTGATAATGCTAAATTTTTACGGAGGTGTTCTCCACTGACATTCTACTGAGAATGTTAAGGTTCTGGTGAGGAATCATAAATAGCCAATTAGCAAACACTCTTTTTTCTGTGTTGAAAAAACGAAAGCATCCTGAGTAACAAAAACAGTATGTTTAATTTAGACTTGTAAACAGGATGTAGTTTTTCTCTCGCTTTGGTTCAGTAGCTTCTAATAGAAAATGAAGTCAGCACCAAGTAGGACATGAGCTTTCTCACAGTTTTTGTGTGTAGACTGGGGCCCCCTGATTGCTTAAGTTTCTAATCTGTGGTAAAAAGGTAACCTCTGCAGCCTTATTGATTTTAAGAGAAATACCATCGGATCTCATCCTCTGATCCCAATAAAAGGAGAGGCCTTTCCTAGAGCACAGTTTGAGCTTTGGGTGACCTATGGCCCTTGAGAGCCCTCACCTGTCTCTGCAAGAGGAGCATGTCCCTGGGACCTGCGAGTGTCTTGCAGGGCACCAGCTGGGATGACCAGCAGTGGCTTGAGGGTTGGGTACTGTGAAGAGGAGCGTGAGCCAGGGCCCGGGAGCGCCTCCCCTCCTGGAGTCACCAAAGGAGAGCGCTGGTCTCCACCTTGTATTTAGAAAATCAGACCGTTGGACGTTGGAGGGGTGCTGGTTGCCTTCTCTGGACTCATTCCCCTCGATGAGCCAGAAGAGAGTGTCCGGCCATCTATTCTCTCTCCAGAGACTCATAAATGCCATTTGTGCTGTAAATTCCCAATCTctgctttggctttttttttttttttttcattttaattctcttttgcaGACTCTGAACATATGAGGGAAAATCATACCTGAACTTCAACACCACAAGCTACACTGAACACAACCTACATTAGTTAATAGCCATTGATGTCTTTCAAAGCAATTGGACTGTACATGAAGCCTGCATACGTAGACCCTGGTCACAGCATTCTCAGAGCCTGACAACGTAATTACAGTTGTTATACTTGGAACTTATAGTGAATTTTTTAATTAGgcacatttttcagttttttatcaaTTGGCCTCT
This genomic window from Equus przewalskii isolate Varuska chromosome 3, EquPr2, whole genome shotgun sequence contains:
- the GPRIN3 gene encoding G protein-regulated inducer of neurite outgrowth 3, whose protein sequence is MGTVPDPLRSATTSLIAASGKEEVPAVSPPPQSALLCENTNGLSDAPAEPDLSPRAATKALMHACEHETTQPDMSSPGIFNEVEKASPTLNSPGNTLLPGSSEPTAPGPHSAAGKDLINTAFIMPATQHTHQAIPGDQPNASPSSGPEDMLVKSQGTSDGEQPEKSTCPVGGTLSSSNDQVPCDFPSQETIQGAVHTAKAATKAFSHAPSPEGQRQPAVCGSQARSCESPAREDGCSGTKQPSATASDAQPVTSVTPPPSHLTSKGSFPADPEKVLLPAQHQASRFKEAGTMTSQGEEGEIREVPSRARQDAEVQAVASVESRSVSTSPSILTALLKETPAPERFEQQEQLRVICHGRGSGSHTLELSDNTVAPEESGQCPSMMPEVRIQAAAAVSTAFQGESQSVSPSAEVLKTSSTLVASSKAQDTGKEDGRSAGVTPVREEPTSKQLSGTNSSSLKASPTDQISLSGDSQAETSRGLGKPETKSSEFAVKTTNDHKTDPDCKFAGSCGPASKADPSGSLDPNNKGDAREKKPASPQIVKEQESSGTDVLDARAKAEGKTLLLNPRSQESGGTGSAASPTPSPVRRNQEGAVEESRQTKTTASLSLPSDSLGDSSPSSGKKTPSRSVKASPRRGSRVSEFLKEQKLNVTAAAAQVGLTPGEKKKQLGADAKLQLKQSKRVRDVVWDEQGMTWEVYGASLDPESLGIAIQNHLQRQIREHEKLVKAQNSQTRRSISSDASSNKKLKGRQHSVFQSMLQNFRRPNCCVRPAPSSVLD